acagcgcgttcgtcgggacgaaagaagagagaaagcaattacaggaTGCGCAAATCTATGTAGCCCCCCTCGCTGTTGACAGATTCTAaaacatttttgcggcggtcgactAATGAGGCAATGAACTTTGAGGAATGAATCctttcgatggttacttggaaaggtGTTAAAGATCATCCTTGGCCCGCAGCATCAGCCGCGGTCCATTTCAGGGTCCCCTCCCGCTCAACTTCACACGTTACGCTTTATGAAGGCTTCACGGAGGTCATCAGCCTCCTCCATAACCCCGGAGACGACGTCATGGCAGAACCTGCCGCACATTCGGTTCACCACCCATGCCACAGCACCCAGCGCGCCAACGTAGACCAGcacagccattatgtgccacgcGTATACGCTGGCGGCCAACATCAAGTCCCTGTGGCTGTTAACGTCCCAGGGTTTGTATCCGGGCAGCGGACTGTAAAGGATGAAGCCGATCTGACATAGCCACGTCCCATGCAGTAGGGCAAAGTAAGCTCGACCCAGAGACGCCAGAACGCTTCGAGGTCGGCACATCTCGGCTAAGAGGCAGGCCACCAGTGCAACCACGGTGTACACCAAGAGCGTATGGATCACGACGTCGAGATGTGACCTTCCGTGCAGGTGAAAATGGAGCAGCAGGCCCTCAGAGGCGATGGTGAGCAGCAGCGTCGCGTAGTCCGTGTGTGGCGGGAGCGGGAACCCGGCGTTGTACATGACGTCCACGACACCGTTGAGCAGGAAGAGCACGAAGATGGACAGGTGCTGTATACTCTCATCAGCTAGGTACTGGCGTCTGAAAGGGGCCGGACACTCCATGAGAATGCATGCGCAGGAGCCGATGATCTTGACGATGCCTTCGACGCTCAATTTCCTGGGAAGACAGGGAACCGCGTACGAGCAACGGCACACGTAGCGTTGCTTCTTCTTCCTGCTGCGGACGTAGTTGCGCCACACCGCAAAGGTCCACCATGTTCCGAAGAGGAAGGTGAAGCTTCCGGGCAGTATGTGGCCCACGAAGGTCCCCATGTTTGTGTTTCAGGCGCCTGGACGGCGATCACGCTGGAGGCAACTGCCACTTCCCTGTTGTCCTGCAATTGAACGGAAGGTAGACAAGCGTGACCATGGGGTGCCTCagcaggggcttagccagaattTTTTCAGTGGCAATTTCAGCCATATTTCCTGTgtccgtttgtatgtgtgcgtctatatatacCTAAAAAATTGAATTTCGGGAAgacttgaaccccccccccccgcactctgGATACGCCAATGTTCCCCAGCACACTTTATTCGGCATTTCTTACTGACCGACTAAGCTCAGCTATTTGCCTCTGTCTACGCGTAACACTGCGGACAGGTTAAGAATAAGGGTAGACAAGGAAAACGG
The nucleotide sequence above comes from Rhipicephalus sanguineus isolate Rsan-2018 chromosome 8, BIME_Rsan_1.4, whole genome shotgun sequence. Encoded proteins:
- the LOC119401784 gene encoding transmembrane protein 45B, with the protein product MGTFVGHILPGSFTFLFGTWWTFAVWRNYVRSRKKKQRYVCRCSYAVPCLPRKLSVEGIVKIIGSCACILMECPAPFRRQYLADESIQHLSIFVLFLLNGVVDVMYNAGFPLPPHTDYATLLLTIASEGLLLHFHLHGRSHLDVVIHTLLVYTVVALVACLLAEMCRPRSVLASLGRAYFALLHGTWLCQIGFILYSPLPGYKPWDVNSHRDLMLAASVYAWHIMAVLVYVGALGAVAWVVNRMCGRFCHDVVSGVMEEADDLREAFIKRNV